One stretch of Amycolatopsis tolypomycina DNA includes these proteins:
- a CDS encoding TetR family transcriptional regulator has protein sequence MPTEPEPDDRPDLPPGLAPAWGAAPLRPRRGPKPSHSLDRIVTAAVELADADGLAAASLPNIAASVGLSTNALYRYVGSKEELLVLLGDAGFGPPSPLTPDADWRGAAREWVYAALDRYRGRPWLLDLGSRGSAVTPNRLRWIEQLLAVLAEAGMSDVDAFGSALLLGDFARATADRLRARADPDSADSPARARDVRAFLRPLLAEGGYPQLAELAARGEYPGGGSVDFGLDRVLDGIAGLLTASPA, from the coding sequence ATGCCGACCGAACCCGAGCCGGACGACCGTCCGGACCTGCCGCCCGGGCTGGCCCCGGCGTGGGGTGCCGCGCCGCTGCGGCCCCGCCGTGGCCCCAAGCCGTCGCACAGCCTGGACCGGATCGTCACGGCCGCCGTCGAGCTCGCCGACGCCGACGGGCTGGCGGCGGCGTCGCTGCCCAACATCGCCGCCTCGGTCGGCCTGTCCACCAACGCGCTGTACCGGTACGTCGGGTCGAAGGAAGAACTGCTGGTCCTCCTGGGCGACGCGGGCTTCGGGCCACCGAGCCCGCTGACCCCGGATGCGGATTGGCGCGGCGCGGCGCGGGAGTGGGTGTACGCGGCACTGGACCGGTATCGCGGCCGGCCGTGGCTGCTGGATTTGGGCTCGCGCGGCAGCGCGGTGACACCGAACCGCCTACGGTGGATCGAGCAGCTGCTGGCCGTACTGGCCGAGGCCGGCATGTCCGATGTGGACGCATTCGGCTCGGCGCTGCTACTGGGCGACTTCGCACGAGCGACGGCCGACCGGCTGCGGGCCCGCGCCGATCCGGACTCGGCGGACTCGCCGGCGCGAGCCCGGGACGTGCGCGCATTCCTGCGCCCGTTGCTGGCCGAGGGCGGGTATCCGCAACTGGCCGAGCTCGCCGCCCGGGGCGAGTACCCGGGGGGTGGTTCGGTGGACTTCGGACTGGACCGGGTACTCGACGGCATCGCGGGCCTGCTCACCGCCTCGCCGGCCTGA
- a CDS encoding nucleotide sugar dehydrogenase, with amino-acid sequence MTSTVAEYQAIAELNELTSVAVVGMGYVGLPTALGLHESGVEVIGIDLSQNRLDAIRSGEVDLIEADHRRLEKAVHQEDFRLTADPARMAEADAVLVCVPTGLDEYLMPDLRPLESACAELVKHARPGQTLILTSTSYVGTSGRLLVKPLAARGFRVGRDIFVASSPERIDPGNVTHTQQETPRVLGGVTPTCTAMAQRVINLLTPAVHCVSSAEAAELTKLYENTFRAVNIALANEFAEISDGFAIDPIEVIDAAASKPYGFMAFHPGPGVGGHCIPCDPHYLLWQLRATQQNAPLVTQAMHAIAERPKQVVERLLNTLSRDGKGLAGTRVLVVGVTYKPGVQDVRSSSALDIIDLLAAKGAKVGYHDPLVPTIRVKGGLLDSVVEPAGGDWDVALIHTVQPGHGYDWLGQCPLVIDATYRFDSALFAN; translated from the coding sequence ATGACGAGTACTGTCGCTGAATACCAGGCCATCGCCGAGCTGAACGAGCTGACCTCGGTCGCGGTCGTCGGGATGGGGTACGTCGGCCTTCCCACCGCCCTCGGCCTGCACGAGAGCGGTGTCGAGGTGATCGGCATCGACCTCTCGCAGAACCGCCTCGACGCGATCCGGTCCGGCGAGGTCGACCTGATCGAGGCCGACCACCGCCGGCTGGAGAAGGCCGTGCACCAGGAGGACTTCCGGCTCACCGCCGACCCGGCGCGGATGGCCGAGGCCGACGCGGTGCTGGTGTGCGTGCCGACCGGGCTGGACGAGTACCTGATGCCCGACCTCCGCCCGCTGGAGAGCGCCTGCGCGGAGCTGGTCAAGCACGCCCGGCCCGGCCAGACGCTGATCCTCACCTCGACCAGCTACGTCGGCACCTCCGGGCGGCTGCTGGTGAAGCCGTTGGCCGCCAGGGGGTTCCGGGTCGGGCGGGACATCTTCGTCGCCTCCAGCCCGGAGCGCATCGACCCCGGCAACGTGACGCACACGCAGCAGGAGACCCCGCGCGTGCTCGGCGGCGTGACGCCGACGTGCACCGCGATGGCCCAGCGCGTCATCAACCTGCTGACCCCGGCGGTGCACTGCGTGAGCTCCGCCGAGGCGGCCGAGCTGACCAAGCTGTACGAGAACACCTTCCGCGCCGTGAACATCGCGCTGGCCAACGAGTTCGCCGAGATCAGCGACGGCTTCGCGATCGACCCCATCGAGGTGATCGACGCGGCGGCGAGCAAGCCCTACGGGTTCATGGCCTTCCACCCCGGCCCCGGCGTCGGCGGCCACTGCATCCCGTGCGACCCGCACTACCTGCTCTGGCAGCTGCGGGCGACGCAGCAGAACGCGCCGCTGGTCACCCAGGCCATGCACGCCATCGCCGAGCGTCCCAAGCAGGTCGTCGAGCGGCTGCTGAACACGTTGTCCCGCGACGGGAAGGGCCTCGCGGGCACCCGCGTGCTCGTGGTCGGCGTGACGTACAAGCCGGGCGTCCAGGACGTCCGCTCGTCGTCCGCATTGGACATCATCGACCTGCTGGCGGCGAAGGGCGCGAAGGTCGGCTACCACGACCCGCTGGTGCCGACGATCCGCGTCAAGGGCGGCCTGCTCGACAGCGTCGTCGAGCCGGCGGGCGGCGACTGGGACGTCGCCCTGATCCACACCGTCCAGCCCGGCCACGGCTACGACTGGCTCGGGCAGTGCCCGCTCGTCATCGACGCCACGTACCGCTTCGACTCTGCGCTCTTCGCCAACTGA
- a CDS encoding ABC transporter ATP-binding protein: MTSVESPVQLDAVHKTYGSGESAVEALAGVTVNFPAGTFTAVMGPSGSGKSTLLHCAAGLDKPSSGRVTLVGTDLKGKSETKLTELRRQHVAFIFQSFNLMPALNVEQNVTLPTLLAGREPDRKWVDEVIARVGLTQRVKHRPGELSGGQQQRVAIARALAGRPAVVFADEPTGALDTNTALEVLNLMRELVSAGQTIVMVTHDPVAASFADNVLFLVDGQIVTQMATPSVEAVAATLAQLGERAKQARGQR, encoded by the coding sequence ATGACTTCCGTCGAGTCGCCGGTCCAGCTGGACGCGGTGCACAAGACCTACGGTTCCGGCGAAAGCGCCGTCGAAGCGCTGGCCGGGGTCACCGTCAACTTCCCGGCCGGCACCTTCACCGCCGTGATGGGCCCGTCGGGGTCCGGCAAGAGCACGCTGCTGCACTGCGCGGCGGGCCTCGACAAGCCGAGCTCCGGCCGCGTGACGCTCGTCGGCACCGACCTCAAGGGCAAGAGCGAGACGAAGCTGACCGAACTGCGCCGTCAGCACGTCGCGTTCATCTTCCAGTCCTTCAACCTGATGCCGGCGCTGAACGTCGAGCAGAACGTCACCCTGCCGACGCTGCTGGCCGGCCGCGAGCCGGACCGGAAGTGGGTCGACGAGGTGATCGCGCGCGTCGGGCTCACCCAGCGCGTCAAGCACCGCCCGGGCGAGCTGTCCGGCGGCCAGCAGCAGCGCGTCGCGATCGCCCGCGCGCTCGCCGGCCGTCCCGCCGTCGTCTTCGCCGACGAGCCGACCGGCGCGCTCGACACGAACACCGCGCTCGAGGTGCTCAACCTGATGCGCGAGCTGGTCAGCGCGGGCCAGACCATCGTGATGGTCACCCACGACCCGGTCGCCGCGTCCTTCGCGGACAACGTGCTCTTCCTCGTCGACGGCCAGATCGTCACGCAGATGGCGACGCCCAGCGTCGAGGCCGTCGCGGCGACCTTGGCGCAGCTGGGCGAGCGGGCCAAGCAGGCACGGGGGCAGCGGTGA
- a CDS encoding nucleotide disphospho-sugar-binding domain-containing protein gives MRVLLAASSSPARLHNLVPLAWALRAAGHDVKIAGEPSFVDEILTTGCVAVDLDPAEFAALWRPAVVVSDAAVSAEAGTVRLRGPLDEPGPGFDTVPPSLRDPAAAGARPIRHVPYFGPVEVPGWLRRKARRSRVLLSLTDATQAGPVFDAVAGLDAEVVWATDPASIPSGVPMPPNVRLVDAAPPAAVLPTCTAVIHDGDASLALAAAAHGLPQLSLTETPIATRIAAAGAGHVGSASAVTELASLRGAAEALREEIAALPAPRDVVAELTRA, from the coding sequence ATGCGCGTACTCCTGGCCGCCTCGTCGTCGCCCGCGCGGCTGCACAACCTGGTCCCGCTGGCGTGGGCGCTGCGGGCCGCCGGCCACGACGTGAAGATCGCCGGCGAGCCGTCGTTCGTCGACGAGATCCTCACGACCGGTTGCGTCGCGGTCGACCTCGACCCGGCGGAGTTCGCCGCACTGTGGCGGCCCGCCGTGGTGGTGTCCGACGCGGCGGTCTCGGCGGAGGCCGGGACGGTCCGGCTGCGGGGTCCGCTGGACGAGCCCGGTCCGGGCTTCGACACGGTGCCGCCGTCGCTGCGGGATCCCGCCGCCGCCGGGGCCCGCCCGATCCGGCACGTGCCGTACTTCGGGCCGGTCGAGGTGCCGGGTTGGTTGCGCCGCAAGGCAAGGCGCAGCCGGGTACTGCTGTCGCTCACGGACGCGACGCAGGCCGGGCCGGTGTTCGACGCGGTCGCGGGCCTGGACGCGGAGGTCGTGTGGGCGACGGACCCGGCGAGCATCCCGTCGGGGGTGCCGATGCCGCCGAACGTGCGCCTGGTCGACGCGGCGCCGCCGGCGGCGGTCCTGCCGACGTGCACGGCGGTCATCCACGACGGCGACGCCTCGCTCGCCTTGGCCGCAGCGGCCCACGGACTGCCGCAGTTGTCGTTGACGGAGACACCGATCGCCACGCGCATCGCGGCGGCCGGTGCGGGACACGTGGGCTCGGCCTCGGCGGTCACCGAGCTGGCCTCGCTGCGCGGCGCGGCGGAGGCGCTGCGGGAGGAAATCGCGGCCCTGCCGGCCCCGCGCGACGTGGTGGCGGAGCTGACCCGCGCGTAA
- a CDS encoding NAD-dependent epimerase/dehydratase family protein produces the protein MRYLITGGAGFIGSHLTEHLLERGHEVVALDNLSTGTLDNLAGFRDNPGFRFVRGSVTDPSAVEACMAGIDAIFHLAAAVGVFTILDKTMDSLRTNLHGTETMLDAALQHDVPILVASTSEIYGKNTADGLTEDADRIIGSPLKNRWSYAEAKALDETFAYLYAVEHGLRTVIVRPFNTVGPRQTGRYGMVIPRFVKQALAGEPITVFGDGQQTRCFCHVQDVVPALVALLSDETAYGKVFNLGSTEQTTIAQLAERVIAATGSASTIAKVPYEEAYGDGYEDMQRRIPDCTRAREQIGFSPTRTLDDIITAVVADRRAA, from the coding sequence GTGCGTTACCTCATCACCGGCGGGGCCGGCTTCATCGGCTCCCACCTGACCGAGCACCTCCTGGAGCGCGGCCACGAAGTCGTCGCGCTGGACAACCTCAGTACCGGCACGCTCGACAACCTCGCCGGCTTCCGCGACAACCCGGGCTTCCGCTTCGTGCGCGGCTCGGTCACCGACCCCTCGGCCGTCGAGGCGTGCATGGCGGGGATCGACGCGATCTTCCACCTGGCGGCCGCGGTCGGCGTCTTCACCATCCTCGACAAGACGATGGACAGCCTCCGCACCAACCTGCACGGCACCGAGACCATGCTGGACGCGGCGCTGCAGCACGACGTGCCGATCCTGGTCGCGTCGACGAGCGAGATCTACGGCAAGAACACCGCCGACGGCCTCACCGAGGACGCCGACCGGATCATCGGCTCGCCGCTGAAGAACCGGTGGTCCTACGCCGAGGCCAAGGCACTGGACGAGACGTTCGCGTACCTGTACGCGGTGGAGCACGGCCTGCGCACGGTGATCGTCCGGCCGTTCAACACGGTCGGCCCCCGCCAGACGGGCCGCTACGGCATGGTGATCCCCCGGTTCGTGAAGCAGGCACTGGCGGGCGAGCCGATCACGGTGTTCGGCGACGGCCAGCAGACGCGCTGCTTCTGCCACGTCCAGGACGTGGTGCCGGCCCTGGTGGCCCTGCTGTCCGACGAAACGGCGTACGGCAAGGTGTTCAACCTCGGCAGCACCGAGCAGACGACGATCGCCCAGCTCGCCGAGCGCGTGATCGCGGCGACGGGCTCGGCGAGCACGATCGCGAAGGTCCCGTACGAGGAGGCCTACGGCGACGGGTACGAGGACATGCAGCGCCGGATCCCGGACTGCACCCGCGCCCGCGAGCAGATCGGCTTCTCGCCGACCCGCACGTTGGACGACATCATCACCGCCGTGGTCGCCGATCGGCGTGCTGCCTGA
- a CDS encoding ABC transporter permease gives MSSRRVVLNLALASLRYRAAASLASFVAILIGCGLLIACAGLFETAIVLQAQPQRLAATPVVVGGSSAFKLPDEESEEVPYAERAGLAADQLVKIGAVQGVQRVVPDVSFPAVLLKDGAPAGTSVLSGHGWDSAALGGYVLRDGTQPQAPGQVVVDSATAEAAGLKAGSPVDLAIDGRKLTLTVAGVAEPAQPVTAPAFFFSAPDAQQFSPHQGRADLAGVFPAEGVDAGELAARIAEQVPGVSVLTGDDRGSAEFLGVDGSRLPLILLAAVFGGMVLVVMALVVSATISLTVRQRQQELALLRATGATPKQVHRMVVAETMAVGVVAALCGVVVGSLLGNQIFATSMSIGIVPDELVFRQDIIAFGAGVVATLVIVYAAAWFAALAASRSRPIQALAEASIPSAKVNPLRRMGAVVFGIATVLLAGTTLFMPADTASAIGGPAVLTGAIAVALLGPEIMAYVADRFGPFVRRVAGRDATLAVINSRARAVGFAAVLTPITLATAVALGNVYSETTAQKAQIAAYADQLKADAVISTAAGGIAPEALAQIRSTPGVATASPLVTSAGWIEQPYDGNGSDPLRLLGVAAEDQGGTVLATEVTQGSLKNLTGDSVALPEAVADDLELKVGDKITMRLGDGAQAQVTVVALLDSPSSYASMVLPVDLLTAHTTSGMAAQVLVKAADGSDVVSALSDRLKDWPGIAVGGDDALLESFQAGADVEAMINYLLAVLAIAYAAIAAVNTLAVAVLARRREFGAQRLAGADRGQVRRMLFIEGGIVAVAGLVLGIVISLFTVLPMAISTGQIIPSGPIWVFLAVVLAVFLIIWPVTSLSARLAMRKSPIEAVTLPGQ, from the coding sequence GTGAGTTCGCGGCGGGTGGTGCTCAACCTGGCGCTGGCGAGCCTGCGCTACCGCGCGGCCGCGTCGCTCGCGTCGTTCGTCGCGATCCTGATCGGCTGCGGCCTGCTCATCGCCTGCGCCGGGCTGTTCGAGACGGCGATCGTGCTGCAGGCGCAGCCGCAGCGGCTCGCCGCGACGCCGGTCGTGGTCGGCGGTTCGTCGGCGTTCAAGCTGCCGGACGAAGAGTCCGAGGAGGTGCCCTACGCCGAGCGCGCGGGGCTCGCCGCGGACCAGCTCGTCAAGATCGGTGCGGTGCAAGGCGTCCAGCGCGTCGTCCCGGACGTCTCGTTCCCGGCGGTGCTGCTGAAGGACGGCGCGCCCGCGGGCACGTCCGTCCTTTCCGGACACGGCTGGGACTCCGCCGCGCTCGGCGGGTACGTCCTGCGCGACGGCACCCAGCCGCAGGCGCCGGGCCAGGTCGTCGTCGACTCGGCCACCGCGGAGGCGGCCGGGCTCAAGGCCGGCTCGCCCGTCGACCTCGCGATCGACGGCCGGAAGCTGACCCTCACCGTCGCGGGCGTCGCCGAACCGGCCCAGCCCGTCACGGCGCCGGCGTTCTTCTTCTCCGCGCCGGACGCGCAGCAGTTCTCGCCGCACCAGGGCCGCGCCGACCTGGCCGGGGTGTTCCCGGCCGAGGGCGTGGACGCGGGTGAGCTCGCCGCGCGCATCGCGGAGCAGGTGCCCGGCGTCAGCGTGCTGACCGGCGACGACCGCGGCTCGGCCGAGTTCCTCGGCGTCGACGGCAGCCGGCTCCCGCTGATCCTGCTGGCCGCGGTGTTCGGCGGCATGGTGCTGGTGGTCATGGCGCTGGTCGTCTCCGCGACGATCAGCCTCACCGTGCGCCAGCGCCAGCAGGAACTCGCGCTGCTGCGGGCCACCGGGGCGACGCCGAAGCAGGTGCACCGGATGGTCGTCGCCGAGACCATGGCCGTCGGCGTCGTCGCCGCGCTCTGCGGCGTGGTCGTGGGCAGCCTGCTCGGCAACCAGATCTTCGCCACGAGCATGTCGATCGGGATCGTGCCGGACGAGCTGGTGTTCCGGCAGGACATCATCGCGTTCGGCGCGGGCGTCGTCGCCACGCTCGTGATCGTCTACGCCGCCGCGTGGTTCGCTGCGCTGGCCGCGTCGCGGTCCCGGCCGATCCAGGCGCTGGCCGAGGCGTCGATCCCGAGCGCCAAGGTGAACCCGTTGCGGCGCATGGGTGCCGTGGTCTTCGGGATCGCGACGGTGCTGCTCGCCGGCACCACGCTGTTCATGCCTGCCGACACCGCCAGCGCGATCGGCGGTCCGGCGGTGCTCACCGGCGCCATCGCGGTGGCCTTGCTGGGCCCGGAGATCATGGCCTACGTCGCCGACCGTTTCGGCCCGTTCGTCCGCCGGGTCGCCGGCCGCGACGCCACGCTCGCGGTGATCAACTCGCGGGCGCGGGCGGTGGGCTTCGCCGCGGTGCTCACGCCGATCACCCTGGCCACGGCCGTCGCGCTCGGCAACGTGTACTCGGAGACGACGGCGCAGAAGGCGCAGATCGCCGCCTACGCCGACCAGCTGAAGGCCGACGCCGTGATCAGCACCGCGGCCGGCGGGATCGCGCCGGAGGCACTGGCGCAGATCCGCAGCACGCCGGGGGTCGCGACCGCGTCGCCGCTGGTGACCAGCGCCGGCTGGATCGAGCAGCCCTACGACGGCAACGGCAGCGACCCGCTGCGCCTGCTCGGCGTCGCCGCCGAGGACCAGGGCGGCACCGTGCTCGCCACCGAAGTCACGCAGGGGTCGCTGAAGAACCTCACCGGCGACTCGGTCGCGCTGCCGGAGGCCGTCGCGGACGACCTCGAGCTCAAGGTCGGCGACAAGATCACCATGCGGCTCGGCGACGGGGCGCAGGCGCAGGTCACCGTCGTCGCGCTGCTCGACAGCCCGTCGAGCTACGCGAGCATGGTCCTGCCGGTCGACCTCCTCACCGCCCACACCACGAGCGGCATGGCGGCCCAGGTGCTGGTCAAGGCGGCCGACGGCAGCGACGTCGTGTCCGCGTTGAGCGACCGGCTGAAGGACTGGCCGGGCATCGCGGTCGGCGGCGACGACGCGCTGCTGGAGAGCTTCCAGGCCGGCGCGGACGTCGAGGCGATGATCAACTACCTCCTGGCGGTGCTGGCGATCGCGTACGCGGCGATCGCGGCGGTGAACACCCTCGCCGTCGCCGTCCTGGCCCGGCGCCGGGAGTTCGGCGCGCAGCGGCTCGCGGGCGCGGACCGCGGGCAGGTGCGCCGGATGCTGTTCATCGAAGGCGGCATCGTGGCGGTGGCCGGGCTCGTGCTCGGGATCGTGATTTCGTTGTTCACGGTGCTGCCGATGGCGATCAGCACCGGCCAGATCATCCCGTCCGGGCCGATCTGGGTGTTCCTCGCGGTCGTGCTCGCGGTGTTCCTGATCATCTGGCCGGTGACGTCGCTGTCCGCGCGGCTGGCGATGCGCAAGAGCCCGATCGAAGCGGTGACGCTGCCGGGGCAGTGA
- a CDS encoding PIG-L deacetylase family protein, with translation MGAHGDDETLGAGGTIARLADEGVTISLCILTNDDGSRSADGSGVVNRTAAIELAAKTLGIERVRIHEFGDNRLDTVSHLELNRVVENEVRDFEPDTILSTSMCDLSTDHALVSRAARVAGRPGKGSVQEVRTFEIRSATDVGEASGLPVAFRPNCWQRLDDSHLERKIEALRAYGKELEPWPHPRSERGVRALAEYRGSQISTGLAEAFEIVRVVH, from the coding sequence GTGGGCGCACACGGGGACGACGAAACGCTCGGCGCCGGCGGCACCATCGCCCGGCTCGCCGACGAAGGCGTGACGATCTCGCTCTGCATCCTGACCAACGACGACGGTTCGCGGTCGGCCGACGGCTCCGGCGTCGTCAACCGCACCGCCGCGATCGAGCTGGCCGCCAAGACGCTCGGCATCGAACGCGTGCGCATCCACGAGTTCGGGGACAACCGCCTCGACACCGTCAGCCACCTCGAGCTCAACCGGGTCGTGGAGAACGAGGTCCGCGACTTCGAGCCCGACACGATCCTCAGCACCAGCATGTGCGACCTCAGCACCGACCACGCGCTGGTCAGCCGCGCCGCCCGGGTGGCAGGCCGGCCCGGCAAGGGCAGCGTGCAGGAGGTGCGGACCTTCGAGATCCGCTCGGCCACCGACGTCGGCGAGGCGTCCGGGCTGCCGGTCGCGTTCCGCCCCAACTGCTGGCAGCGCCTCGACGACTCGCACCTCGAGCGCAAGATCGAGGCGCTGCGCGCGTACGGCAAGGAACTCGAGCCGTGGCCGCACCCCCGCAGCGAGCGGGGGGTCCGCGCGCTGGCGGAGTACCGCGGTTCGCAGATTTCCACCGGCCTCGCCGAAGCCTTCGAAATCGTCCGGGTCGTGCACTGA